The Lynx canadensis isolate LIC74 chromosome D1, mLynCan4.pri.v2, whole genome shotgun sequence genome has a segment encoding these proteins:
- the EXPH5 gene encoding exophilin-5 isoform X3, translating to MREGSGMPPWDASLLENEFFQVLDDLDNKLAQEQCPSSGNTTAPLNYGSRAQCSHFYSRGNTHGNITGRYQNHHNGASNMSIYDILRPGTPREGFKTFSPRTKTIYDMYRTREPRLSKEDYVQKNSFGSTSLCFDSRQPSTSPATIYFTTRSLHFPTITQNKSGFIPPRHQQSPKRTPLSSIIWNRSDSSGGRQSQEEFLGAPSPMEIDSADQYVYPRCFQENRRYEFYRSQSVYQGVHLDACMDNAMSPDPFENSENMPFYHQEHPFARSFSSNTFGRNREQRFKQSPLWGQHEEHPFWSDFPQSRHPFTSHRDSEMISMEVSAGHSHSIHSQHWGSFSPGYKTNIFRDHEETHLWQFDSQTTTLESTEVSRGNESQTTHFSMPNVCPGTGPSYHSTSGRSVCQQGGPPTEVHLDKEPYSFGNTQTTLASSFNTSFPPIPDDRGNPQRPSFQNPTVAVHKIKPASLPIKSYTEVTVTKSDSVDSPPLTESPPSILVTQVTKEKVLKESHREEDKQLHKMDRTHMTSEVPQPVSQTVTSNHASDVQNPLSQDSAKGKGFAFNASTTASSKRSPGVISRKESPKIHISHREQSNELKKDKNHTGDRKLGSATSLAFIQERTTASWPSPGQGCHQEVRASTEAISGIFKNNHWSSEPADGQKAQSAEKPAISDTKEEQGTTSPSTNCSKPAARRKIPRDSSDLSSGILPGSSPSNNSFLDTPAIPSTTVFSRKSPSGNDPSPGERAQKDNDSKDQSDQFALSPSENPKRNDECVLVHNEAADVAKWRSHSPFKDGKGKGKVRRRIASLEKLSKMESRSAPTSDNSSSVEMNQSNSKPPEVHTTSCSSPTKSARFLISNRKSESKIMASPCRNEPLPFQVKNNVEHPAGKYTLNKFGPSSSESESKCSKAVSDSVPVAPEATEKVTSLKNSGFASVRKGPLPFLIKRAVSCPSGVPDASDGRDKREECLVSNTDASAVTLKPWEAIISPLENNSPVSDLSSPKRHHQKEYFPECTEKDGKIAASGTGLFSLSNEDPLPFSSDASRKERGKTLRKFKTTSTFSVSGDEDNVKCLEVVSVYYTLPRKYSKKFSNILEKYTRYIDSLTESTKVETETFPNAFEQEKLNYSTQEQSGTPSSEGLKMLVTSAQEKTHCLSRTSENMTASQLPSIWPSEPTLQEVDSTEARVSLHKGESKTGEISPDNFAKTPLGDSESRKERGKRLQSETLPPSSMLQEKKGTEEKAENCQQSSKSGNSGPSNLPAHSEENVGSSQNGRSSGECVGTRIAITAPGTGEGLPREIADGSSNGLQPSQVRGEIGTDFQKETSKPLSDLESQVFALTPALHKLQLFEGTCSGEPDLDSLQSEPRELPPRSQEISMTENSKAEDEMLKLAWDQPSFPGGSSKQKTSLDDPEKGKNRSVVKHRLAAMSKTSRKFPAKDLSPRRHVATIFPQSGNSSGFGSLSLGTAECNLPSPEPTPKSIESRNESRLSRDITDVEKSENSLQVTVIPSRETSTHLSNPKPNSISQLQQNGSKNISESSPKYEKSKDVTAAQTLERESRTLAQPTFPNLGEADFSDHQRRINPPFPLEPTEKSRVSIPLASYQQQQRSASSLEWGPELHPYRSNSLKSINVHGDLVRKSHPPKVRGRHFSESTSIDNALSELTLGDEFSGNSGYSRRFRSFSELSSCDGNENRTLGGGRTKMGPKFATSISRPIDYGIFGKEQQLAFLENVKRSLTQGRLWKPSFLKNPGFLKDDVINHPQPTELPSSDSPSGQMPEDALSPGAPLCIYEKTPVDSDCDTDTTTDDEYYLDENDKESEL from the exons ATGAGGGAGGGAAGTGGTATGCCTCCCTGGGATGCTTCACTGCTGGAAAATGAGTTTTTCCAAG TTTTAGACGACTTGGATAATAAACTGGCTCAGGAACAATGTCCAAGCTCAGGGAATACCACAGCACCTCTCAACTATGGATCAAGAGCACAGTGCAGTCATTTTTACTCCAGGGGGAACACGCACGGAAATATCACGGGAAGGTACCAAAACCACCATAATGGAGCTTCTAATATGTCTATCTATGACATCCTAAGACCAGGAACCCCTAGGGAAGGTTTTAAAACCTTTTCTCCTAGAACAAAAACAATTTATGATATGTACAGGACAAGGGAGCCCAGACTCTCAAAAGAAGATTACGTGCAAAAGAATAGTTTTGGTAGTACTTCTCTGTGTTTCGACAGCAGGCAGCCATCAACTTCACCGGCTACGATATATTTCACAACAAGAAGCTTACATTTTCCAACAATAACTCAGAACAAGAGTGGGTTTATACCACCAAGACACCAGCAGAGCCCAAAGAGAACTCCTTTATCATCCATTATATGGAATAGATCAGATTCTTCCGGAGGTAGGCAGAGCCAGGAAGAATTCCTGGGGGCACCTTCACCGATGGAGATTGACTCTGCTGACCAGTATGTGTATCCCAGGTGTTTTCAGGAGAATAGGAGATACGAATTTTACCGTTCACAGAGTGTTTACCAAGGTGTTCATTTAGACGCCTGCATGGATAATGCGATGAGTCCTGACCCATTTGAGAACTCAGAAAATATGCCATTCTACCATCAAGAACACCCATTTGCTAGATCTTTCTCTAGCAATACCTTTGGACGAAACAGGGAACAGAGATTTAAACAAAGTCCTCTTTGGGGCCAACACGAAGAACATCCTTTCTGGTCTGACTTCCCTCAAAGTAGGCATCCATTCACTTCTCACAGAGACTCCGAAATGATATCCATGGAAGTATCAGCTGGTCACAGCCATAGCATTCATTCTCAACACTGGGGATCATTTTCTCCTGgttacaaaacaaatattttcagagatcATGAAGAGACACATCTCTGGCAGTTTGACTCTCAGACAACCACGCTGGAGAGCACGGAGGTGTCGCGAGGCAATGAGAGCCAGACGACTCATTTCAGCATGCCAAACGTTTGCCCTGGGACTGGTCCCAGCTATCACAGCACATCTGGCAGGTCAGTATGCCAACAGGGCGGTCCTCCTACAGAAGTACACCTGGACAAAGAACCTTACTCGTTTGGAAATACTCAGACGACTCTAGCATCCTCATTCAACACCTCCTTCCCCCCGATTCCCGATGACAGAGGGAACCCTCAGAGGCCCAGCTTTCAGAATCCCACAGTTGCTGTGCACAAAATTAAGCCCGCCTCTCTGCCAATAAAAAGCTATACGGAAGTCACTGTGACCAAGAGCGATTCAGTCGATTCTCCACCTCTTACTGAAAGCCCACCCAGTATCTTGGTCACACAAGTGACTAAGGAGAAAGTCTTGAAGGAATCTCATCGGGAAGAAGACAAACAACTACACAAGATGGACCGGACACACATGACAAGTGAAGTCCCCCAACCGGTCTCACAGACAGTAACCTCTAACCATGCCTCTGACGTTCAAAATCCCCTCTCCCAGGACTCAGCCAAGGGCAAAGGGTTTGCTTTTAATGCATCTACCACAGCAAGTTCAAAGAGGTCACCTGGAGTCATTTCCAGGAAAGAGagccccaaaattcatatatcacACAGAGAGCAATccaatgaacttaaaaaagataagaatcacACGGGGGACAGAAAACTTGGCTCAGCAACTTCCCTTGCTTTCATTCAGGAACGCACAACAGCGTCTTGGCCCAGCCCAGGTCAAGGTTGTCACCAGGAAGTAAGAGCAAGTACTGAAGCTATttcaggcatttttaaaaataaccactgGAGCTCTGAACCTGCTGATGGTCAAAAGGCACAGTCTGCAGAAAAGCCTGCTATTTCAGATACCAAGGAAGAACAAGGTACCACAAGTCCTTCCACCAACTGTAGCAAACCAGCTGCTCGTCGTAAGATCCCACGCGATTCTTCAGATCTGTCATCGGGTATACTACCTGGCTCCTCACCATCGAATAATTCTTTCCTTGACACTCCAGCGATTCCTTCAACAACAGTGTTCTCCAGGAAAAGTCCTTCGGGCAACGATCCATCTCCGGGAGAAAGAGCACAAAAGGACAATGATAGCAAGGACCAAAGTGATCAGTTTGCCCTAAGCCCCTCAGAAAACCCAAAGCGTAACGATGAGTGTGTACTTGTACACAATGAGGCAGCTGATGTTGCCAAATGGCGTTCTCACTCTCCTTTCaaggatgggaaaggaaaaggaaaagtaaggCGACGCATAGCCTCTCTGGAGAAGTTAAGCAAAATGGAAAGTAGATCAGCACCCACCAGTGATAACAGTAGCTCCGTGGAGATGAATCAGAGCAATTCCAAGCCTCCTGAAGTTCACACGACTTCCTGCTCCTCACCAACAAAATCAGCCAGATTTCTCATCAGTAACAGGAAGTCGGAAAGTAAGATAATGGCTTCTCCGTGTAGGAATGAACCACTTCCATTCCAAGTCAAAAATAATGTGGAACACCCAGCAGGGAAGTATACATTGAACAAATTCGGTCCCAGTTCTTCTGAGTCAGAAAGCAAATGTTCCAAAGCAGTGTCAGACTCGGTCCCAGTAGCACCTGAAGCCACAGAGAAGGTGACAAGCCTGAAAAACAGTGGGTTTGCTTCTGTTAGAAAAGGACCACTTCCGTTCCTCATCAAGAGGGCCGTGTCGTGTCCGTCAGGGGTACCAGATGCCTCAGATGGcagagacaaaagagaagaatGCTTGGTCTCAAACACAGATGCTTCTGCTGTAACACTAAAACCTTGGGAGGCGATCATTAGCCCTCTGGAAAATAATTCACCTGTTAGCGATTTGTCTTCGCCAAAAAGACACCACCAAAAGGAATACTTTCCAGAATGCACTGAAAAGGATGGTAAAATTGCTGCCTCCGGGACAGGCCTATTTTCCCTTTCAAACGAAgaccctctgcctttctcttcagaCGCGTCAAGAAAAGAACGTGGGAAAACGTTACGTAAATTTAAGACCACTAGTACGTTTTCTGTTTCTGGCGATGAAGATAATGTAAAATGTCTTGAGGTGGTTTCAGTATATTACACTCTACCAAGGAAATACAGCAAAAAATTCTCTAACATTCTTGAAAAGTATACACGGTATATCGATTCACTTACGGAATCAACTAAAGTGGAGACTGAAACCTTTCCCAATGCTTTTGAACAAGAAAAGCTAAATTATTCTACCCAAGAGCAGTCAGGAACACCTTCATCTGAAGGTCTAAAGATGCTGGTCACCTCTGCTCAGGAGAAGACCCACTGTCTTTCTCGCACCAGTGAAAATATGACTGCTTCACAATTACCAAGCATTTGGCCCTCAGAACCAACATTACAGGAAGTGGATTCTACTGAGGCACGTGTTTCTCTTCATAAAGGAGAATCTAAAACTGGAGAGATTTCCCCAGATAACTTCGCTAAAACACCCCTAGGTGATTCAGAgagcagaaaagagagagggaaaagattgCAAAGCGAAACTCTGCCTCCTTCATCAatgcttcaggaaaaaaaaggtacagaagagaaagctgaaaaCTGTCAGCAATCCAGTAAATCGGGCAACAGTGGTCCTTCTAATCTCCCAGCCCATTCAGAAGAGAATGTTGGAAGTTCCCAAAATGGAAGAAGTTCCGGGGAATGTGTAGGTACTAGGATAGCCATCACAGCTCCTGGAACTGGAGAAGGCCTTCCGAGAGAGATCGCGGACGGTAGTTCCAATGGATTGCAGCCTAGTCAAGTAAGAGGGGAAATTGGAACAGATTTCCAAAAAGAGACTAGTAAACCACTTTCTGACTTGGAAAGCCAAGTCTTTGCTCTTACTCCAGCTTTGCATAAACTACAGCTTTTTGAAGGGACTTGTTCAGGTGAACCAGATTTAGACAGTTTGCAGTCTGAACCCAGAGAGCTACCTCCAAGGAGTCAGGAGATAAGCATGACAGAGAACAGCAAGGCTGAAGATGAAATGCTAAAGTTGGCATGGGATCAACCTTCATTTCCTGGAGGAAGCAGTAAACAGAAAACCAGCTTGGATGAcccagaaaaagggaaaaacagatccGTAGTTAAACACAGATTGGCAGCCATGtccaaaacaagcagaaaattCCCAGCTAAAGATTTAAGCCCCAGAAGACACGTAGCTACTATCTTCCCCCAAAGTGGGAACAGTTCTGGCTTTGGCAGCTTATCTCTTGGCACGGCCGAGTGCAACCTGCCGTCCCCTGAGCCTACTCCAAAGTCCATAGAGTCCAGAAATGAAAGCAGGTTGAGTCGCGATATAACGGATGTGGAAAAGTCAGAGAACTCTCTCCAGGTTACTGTAATACCCAGTAGAGAAACTTCTACACACTTAAGCAATCCGAAGCCTAACAGCATTTCACAGCTACAGCAGAATGGGTCTAAAAATATCTCAGAATCATCACCAAAGTATGAGAAGTCTAAAGATGTAACAGCAGCTCAGACTTTGGAAAGAGAGTCAAGAACTTTGGCCCAACCCACATTCCCCAACCTCGGGGAAGCAGACTTCTCTGACCATCAGAGAAGAATAAACCCTCCTTTTCCTTTGGAGCCTACAGAGAAATCTAGAGTAAGCATTCCATTGGCCAGTTATCAGCAACAACAAAGAAGTGCTTCATCTCTGGAGTGGGGACCTGAACTGCACCCCTATCGTTCAAACAGTTTAAAAAGCATCAATGTGCACGGTGATCTGGTACGCAAAAGTCATCCTCCAAAGGTCAGGGGGCGCCATTTTTCTGAGAGCACTTCTATTGACAATGCCCTGAGTGAACTGACCCTCGGGGATGAATTCTCTGGCAACAGCGGATACAGTCGAAGATTCAGATCCTTTTCTGAGCTTTCCTCCTGTGATGGAAATGAAAACCGGACTTTGGGTGGTGGCAGAACAAAAATGGGGCCCAAGTTTGCAACATCTATATCTAGACCTATTGACTATGGAATTTTTGGGAAAGAACAACAGTTGGCTTTCTTGGAGAATGTAAAGAGGTCACTCACACAAGGAAGATTATGGAAACCAAGTTTTCTTAAGAACCCCGGCTTCCTGAAAGATGATGTAATTAACCATCCTCAGCCAACAGAGCTACCAAGCTCAGATTCTCCGAGCGGCCAGATGCCGGAAGATGCCTTATCTCCAGGCGCACCACTTTGTATCTATGAAAAGACTCCAGTAGACTCAGATTGTGACACGGACACAACCACGGATGACGAATACTATCTGGATGAAAATGACAAAGAGTCAGAACTGTGA